In one Brachyspira hampsonii genomic region, the following are encoded:
- a CDS encoding NAD-dependent epimerase/dehydratase family protein, translated as MKYTIALTGATGNMGLETLRQLMEIDDIKLVKVLVRKESKKAADKFKRQYGDRVEIIIGYLYEKDDCVKLLKDCDYVLNLAAVIPPNSDKYPKLAHLTNFVGIKHIVDILEEMPKENRPKLVHISTVALYGNRNEKHPWGRVGDPLLISPYDAYSFSKLKGERYVLDSSLENRAIIRQTAMLHNRMLTDNMSDGLMFHTCYNAPLEWATARDSGLLMKRIIEEDIKGKLDYYFWKGCFNLGSKAENRLVGYDTFNDGFKLIGGSTKKYMKPNWNATRNFHGLWYYDGYKLEELFSYQKESVTDYWNEIGKTHWYYALGKLVPPSIISFFAIQRLLSHPNSPTYWRKNGEKGKVIATFGSEEAFDNLPKKWEDFNLLFENKDSKGNYIDYKALLDIKNAELLNHGYDENKKDSEIDLEDLKKAAEFRGGKLLSTSMTKGDLHTKLRWACSEGHEFEASAFTVIKAGHWCMECMPDYTWNFDILAKKNPFFAQVWYDSHDKDENMLYYFDEDFKAHYKKVD; from the coding sequence ATGAAATATACAATAGCCTTAACAGGTGCTACTGGAAACATGGGACTTGAAACATTAAGACAATTAATGGAGATAGATGATATTAAATTAGTAAAAGTACTTGTAAGAAAAGAAAGTAAAAAAGCTGCTGATAAGTTTAAAAGGCAGTATGGGGACAGAGTTGAAATTATTATAGGATATTTATATGAGAAAGACGACTGCGTAAAATTATTAAAAGACTGTGATTATGTACTTAATCTTGCGGCAGTTATACCTCCTAATTCGGACAAATATCCAAAACTTGCACATCTGACTAATTTTGTAGGCATTAAGCATATTGTAGATATATTAGAAGAAATGCCCAAAGAAAATCGTCCTAAACTTGTGCATATATCAACAGTAGCTCTTTACGGCAACCGCAATGAAAAACACCCTTGGGGGAGAGTTGGTGATCCTTTATTAATAAGTCCTTATGATGCATATTCTTTTTCAAAATTAAAAGGCGAAAGATATGTTCTTGATTCATCATTAGAAAACAGGGCTATAATAAGACAAACTGCTATGCTTCATAATAGAATGCTTACTGATAATATGAGCGATGGACTTATGTTTCATACTTGTTATAATGCTCCTCTTGAGTGGGCTACTGCAAGAGACAGCGGGCTTTTAATGAAGAGAATTATTGAAGAGGATATTAAAGGAAAATTAGACTATTATTTTTGGAAAGGCTGTTTTAATTTGGGAAGCAAGGCAGAAAATAGGCTAGTTGGATATGATACTTTTAATGACGGCTTCAAACTTATAGGAGGCTCTACAAAAAAATATATGAAGCCCAATTGGAATGCCACAAGAAATTTTCATGGGCTTTGGTATTATGACGGATACAAATTAGAAGAATTATTTTCTTATCAGAAAGAGTCCGTTACTGATTATTGGAATGAAATAGGAAAAACTCATTGGTATTATGCTTTAGGTAAACTTGTGCCTCCTTCTATAATATCGTTTTTTGCTATACAAAGACTTTTATCACATCCTAACTCTCCTACATATTGGAGAAAAAACGGAGAGAAAGGAAAAGTTATAGCAACATTCGGAAGCGAAGAGGCTTTTGATAATTTGCCTAAAAAATGGGAAGATTTTAATTTGCTTTTTGAAAATAAAGATTCCAAAGGCAATTATATAGACTATAAGGCTTTGCTTGATATAAAAAATGCCGAACTTCTTAATCATGGATATGATGAAAATAAAAAAGACAGCGAAATAGATTTGGAAGATTTGAAAAAGGCTGCTGAGTTCAGAGGCGGAAAACTTTTAAGCACTAGTATGACCAAAGGGGATTTGCATACAAAATTAAGATGGGCTTGTTCTGAAGGACATGAATTTGAAGCTTCAGCGTTTACTGTTATAAAAGCAGGTCATTGGTGTATGGAATGCATGCCGGACTATACTTGGAACTTTGATATTTTAGCGAAAAAAAATCCTTTCTTTGCTCAGGTTTGGTATGATTCTCATGATAAAGATGAGAATATGCTTTATTATTTTGATGAAGATTTTAAGGCTCATTATAAAAAGGTTGATTAA
- a CDS encoding CAP domain-containing protein has translation MKSLKILSLLLFSFIIYAQTSFSQNNDEASQLLQLINSERKKSSLNEYKTEPQLQNAANQRAKEIAEGIRKSTALQDNNIQFASYSEGSIIADMTAEQVFNQMLKSQRNLILNNKFTHAAASVYENGGKKYWTVIYVSSRNGDIIKKELNIQKERERVAELCNEARKQNNVSVSLVLDSKLSEAAQKRAEELKTLFSHTRPNKTAFSTILKEYNIAYKTAGENIANGQVDADDVMKSWLNSPGHRANILQKNFGKIGVGVFEYNNRLYWVQVFTD, from the coding sequence ATGAAGTCATTAAAAATATTATCTTTATTATTATTTAGTTTTATTATTTATGCTCAAACCTCTTTTTCACAAAACAATGATGAAGCATCTCAATTACTTCAATTAATAAACAGCGAAAGAAAAAAATCATCTCTTAATGAATACAAAACAGAACCTCAATTACAAAATGCCGCAAACCAAAGGGCTAAAGAAATAGCAGAAGGTATAAGAAAATCAACAGCTTTACAAGACAATAATATACAATTTGCATCATACTCTGAAGGCTCTATTATTGCCGATATGACTGCTGAGCAAGTATTCAATCAAATGCTTAAATCACAGAGAAATTTAATATTAAATAATAAATTCACTCATGCAGCTGCTTCTGTATATGAAAATGGCGGCAAAAAATATTGGACAGTAATTTATGTATCTTCAAGAAATGGGGACATAATAAAAAAAGAATTAAATATACAAAAAGAAAGGGAAAGAGTAGCTGAATTATGCAATGAGGCTAGAAAACAAAATAATGTATCTGTTTCATTGGTGCTTGACAGTAAATTAAGCGAGGCAGCACAAAAGAGAGCTGAAGAGTTAAAGACTTTATTTTCTCATACAAGACCTAATAAAACAGCATTCTCCACAATATTAAAAGAGTATAACATAGCATACAAAACAGCAGGTGAAAATATAGCAAATGGTCAGGTAGATGCAGATGATGTTATGAAATCTTGGCTTAACTCTCCCGGACACAGAGCAAACATACTTCAAAAAAATTTCGGAAAGATAGGTGTTGGTGTATTTGAATATAATAACAGACTTTATTGGGTACAGGTATTTACTGATTAA
- a CDS encoding winged helix-turn-helix domain-containing protein, producing MKEYTNPSDEDLKLVKENKYSKFSDRVDWSLTYLKKAQLIENTERGVYQITDFGKKFYEENPNFDFKTLKEKTPYLENSKNNSNYDIDEIEEAEEDENRNEIEKSIEGAS from the coding sequence ATCAAAGAATATACAAATCCTTCTGATGAAGATTTAAAACTAGTAAAAGAAAATAAATATTCCAAATTTAGTGATAGAGTTGATTGGTCATTAACTTATCTTAAGAAAGCTCAATTGATAGAAAATACAGAAAGAGGAGTATATCAAATAACAGACTTCGGTAAAAAATTCTATGAAGAAAATCCTAACTTTGACTTCAAAACTTTAAAAGAAAAAACGCCTTATTTAGAAAACAGCAAAAATAATTCAAATTATGATATTGACGAAATAGAAGAAGCAGAAGAAGATGAAAACAGAAACGAAATAGAAAAAAGCATCGAAGGAGCTTCTTGA